A window of the Paenibacillus woosongensis genome harbors these coding sequences:
- a CDS encoding DUF1259 domain-containing protein has protein sequence MDHFHLVCEQFANILRGKSNINEDICSVSLHRNFKVNVQGRMSRSVVPADVLFESLDQGGNALCLAEIAILEEEIPRFMHAIIQQGMIVSALHNHWLYTRPQIMYIHIQSVEPPLHFAKKIAYAFSTLSSYPVA, from the coding sequence ATGGATCACTTTCATTTGGTTTGCGAACAATTTGCTAATATTCTTAGAGGAAAAAGCAACATTAACGAAGATATTTGTTCTGTATCGCTGCATCGCAATTTTAAGGTAAATGTGCAAGGGCGCATGAGCAGGTCTGTTGTGCCAGCAGACGTCTTATTTGAATCCCTGGATCAAGGCGGTAATGCGTTATGTTTGGCTGAAATTGCAATTTTAGAAGAAGAGATTCCTCGCTTTATGCATGCGATTATCCAACAAGGAATGATTGTTAGTGCCTTGCATAATCACTGGTTATATACAAGGCCCCAAATTATGTATATTCATATCCAGTCTGTTGAGCCTCCGTTACATTTTGCAAAGAAAATAGCGTATGCTTTTTCAACCTTAAGCAGTTATCCAGTAGCTTAA
- a CDS encoding inositol monophosphatase family protein, with protein MNADIIHTAQEVAVKLIKQAGLIAKERFDNFEHIKSKDSFGDVVTEVDHMAEAIILQGISSTFPDHQIHSEEAGDNGKSSDWLWLIDPLDGTNNFAIGLPVFTTSITLMYKKEPVLGVVYEPMTDRLFESCLNKGAYCNGREMKVKRSNHFKRGNIGWIQGHKVQNDPKAVQLRKHMDLNVKRMMRLWAPTLQWCMLAKGDIDGTVLYNSEGDDLYSGVLMVKEAGGVVIDFDGNPFTGMNEEPYLIACHPDHKDELIKVVKEGMGLFEV; from the coding sequence ATGAACGCAGATATTATTCATACAGCTCAAGAAGTGGCAGTGAAATTAATAAAACAAGCTGGACTTATTGCCAAAGAAAGATTTGATAACTTTGAACATATTAAGTCAAAGGATAGCTTTGGTGATGTTGTAACTGAAGTAGATCATATGGCTGAGGCCATCATACTTCAAGGTATAAGCAGTACTTTTCCAGATCATCAAATACATAGCGAGGAAGCGGGGGACAATGGAAAAAGCTCGGATTGGCTATGGCTAATTGATCCATTGGATGGGACAAACAACTTCGCCATTGGTCTCCCGGTGTTCACTACCTCAATTACTCTGATGTATAAAAAGGAACCGGTTCTTGGTGTAGTATACGAGCCGATGACCGATAGATTATTTGAATCTTGCCTGAATAAAGGTGCTTATTGCAACGGTAGAGAAATGAAAGTGAAACGAAGCAATCATTTCAAAAGAGGGAACATTGGCTGGATCCAAGGACATAAAGTTCAAAATGATCCGAAAGCAGTCCAATTAAGGAAACATATGGATTTGAATGTTAAGAGAATGATGAGGTTATGGGCGCCGACATTACAATGGTGCATGCTTGCTAAAGGCGATATCGATGGGACTGTCCTTTATAATTCCGAAGGGGATGATCTCTATTCTGGAGTTTTAATGGTAAAAGAAGCAGGAGGAGTAGTTATTGATTTTGATGGCAATCCGTTTACAGGAATGAATGAAGAACCCTATTTAATTGCATGTCATCCTGACCATAAAGATGAATTGATCAAGGTTGTTAAGGAGGGGATGGGACTATTCGAGGTATGA
- a CDS encoding suppressor of fused domain protein: MSEEANTSGWDAIDQELSKIYGEQEPKHYGTLISYALGGQDPLDGISVYKSETPVPHWHFVTYGFSELYEKESENDEYSGFGFELTLRLTRNDGEEEPPAWALNLLQNMGRYVFNSGNVFKPGDYLDANGPICLGEDTLLTALAFTLDPELPPIYTPNGLVEFIQMVGITRDELEAMQTWNTLGLLREGAAQIPGYVTDLSRDSLLQIPSIMEAVEQGMEQEGSNTGFLYVDQLAWEPGKKGWFSKRPDTVKLGAKQAEIVGKLLRGRILKGKSLVLAGQEIRIVFEPGEQPGCSTEDDEISIVLNEAAAAELSQSLVPKAGAFELTAMPGLAIQIVQTHIKDQEGNVVETIG, from the coding sequence ATGAGTGAGGAAGCAAATACATCCGGCTGGGATGCGATTGACCAGGAGTTGTCCAAAATATACGGGGAGCAGGAGCCCAAGCATTATGGAACCCTTATATCCTATGCGCTTGGAGGTCAGGATCCGCTGGATGGGATTAGCGTTTACAAGAGCGAGACGCCGGTTCCGCACTGGCATTTTGTAACTTATGGATTTTCTGAATTGTATGAAAAAGAATCGGAGAATGACGAGTACAGCGGGTTCGGGTTTGAATTGACATTGCGGCTGACGCGGAATGATGGCGAAGAGGAGCCGCCGGCCTGGGCACTGAATTTGCTGCAAAACATGGGAAGATACGTGTTTAATAGCGGTAATGTGTTCAAACCCGGCGATTATTTAGATGCGAATGGCCCGATCTGCCTGGGCGAAGACACGCTATTGACAGCTCTTGCTTTCACATTGGATCCTGAGCTGCCGCCGATCTATACGCCCAATGGCCTGGTGGAGTTTATTCAAATGGTAGGGATCACGAGAGATGAGCTTGAGGCGATGCAGACCTGGAATACATTAGGGTTGCTAAGGGAAGGTGCGGCGCAAATTCCGGGTTATGTTACCGATTTATCCCGGGATTCTCTTTTGCAGATTCCATCGATTATGGAGGCAGTTGAACAAGGGATGGAGCAGGAAGGCTCTAATACCGGCTTTTTATATGTCGATCAATTGGCCTGGGAGCCGGGCAAAAAAGGATGGTTCAGCAAACGTCCGGACACAGTAAAACTAGGTGCGAAGCAAGCTGAAATTGTCGGGAAGCTGCTGCGCGGACGGATACTCAAAGGCAAAAGCCTTGTCCTTGCCGGCCAAGAGATCCGCATTGTGTTCGAGCCTGGGGAACAGCCCGGTTGCAGTACCGAGGATGACGAAATCAGCATCGTCTTGAATGAGGCCGCTGCTGCCGAACTTAGCCAAAGCCTGGTGCCGAAGGCTGGGGCATTTGAATTAACTGCTATGCCAGGGCTTGCGATCCAAATCGTACAAACTCACATTAAAGACCAGGAAGGAAATGTCGTCGAAACGATTGGCTGA
- a CDS encoding DEAD/DEAH box helicase yields the protein MNPHPPNSLHSSLQAGPPIEFNRSWYEDLNSRLDKGGPWDDWKLFNLAMEAENASLVSSFEEILCLSHIHGVKPLPHQTETARKVLFEMRGRAILADEVGLGKTIEAGLILKEYMIRGLVRKALILVPASLVLQWVRELNQKFAIPAIAQKKQHSWDNDIVVASMDTAKRDPHKEILLNNEYDMVIVDEAHKLKNKKTTNYQFMIQLRKKYCLLLTATPVQNDLSELFNLINLLKPGQLGGQGDFAANFVVDKRIPKNEEKLKEELSKVMIRNRRSDGDLEFTKRIVRNIHVELSPEEKQLYDGVTSFVKDQYHAAGGDLSSMLSLVTLQREVCSSRDAVFVTLVNLSKKLAPDSPLRDRIWDLVGIIKTIQANSKAEKAMELIREMNDKVILFTEYRATQEYLLKYFRERNMTAVPYRGGMNRGKKDWMMDLFRGRAQVMIATEAGGEGINLQFCHQMINFDLPWNPMRVEQRIGRVHRLGQKNDVKIYNLSTKGTIEEHILNLLHEKINMFEMVIGSLDVILERFEKEHSLEKSIYKILLESQNDEEIASRVASLGNSLHQIKDELGKNPVDDSSGANLTELTGG from the coding sequence ATGAATCCGCACCCTCCAAATTCCCTGCATTCTTCCTTGCAGGCCGGTCCCCCCATCGAATTCAACCGCTCCTGGTACGAGGATTTGAACAGCCGCCTGGACAAGGGCGGGCCTTGGGACGACTGGAAGCTGTTTAACCTCGCCATGGAGGCAGAGAATGCCTCCCTCGTATCGAGCTTTGAAGAGATTCTCTGCCTCTCTCACATCCACGGAGTAAAGCCGCTCCCGCATCAGACAGAGACCGCCCGTAAGGTGCTGTTCGAAATGCGCGGCCGGGCGATCTTGGCCGATGAAGTGGGACTTGGCAAGACGATCGAAGCCGGACTGATTCTCAAAGAGTACATGATTCGCGGACTGGTCCGCAAAGCGCTGATCCTCGTTCCGGCCTCTTTGGTGCTGCAATGGGTGCGCGAGCTTAACCAGAAATTCGCCATCCCCGCCATAGCCCAGAAAAAACAGCATTCCTGGGATAACGATATCGTCGTCGCCTCCATGGATACGGCCAAGCGCGATCCGCATAAGGAAATTCTGCTGAACAACGAATACGATATGGTCATCGTCGACGAAGCGCACAAGCTGAAAAATAAAAAAACGACCAACTACCAATTCATGATCCAACTGCGCAAAAAATACTGTCTTCTGCTCACCGCCACGCCGGTTCAGAATGACCTCAGCGAGCTGTTCAATCTGATCAATCTGCTCAAGCCGGGCCAGCTCGGCGGGCAAGGCGATTTTGCCGCCAACTTCGTCGTCGATAAGCGGATCCCCAAAAATGAGGAGAAGCTCAAGGAAGAGCTCTCCAAGGTCATGATCCGCAACCGCCGCAGCGATGGCGACCTAGAGTTCACAAAGCGGATCGTCCGCAACATTCACGTCGAGCTCTCGCCCGAGGAGAAGCAATTATACGATGGCGTTACTTCCTTTGTCAAAGACCAATATCATGCAGCGGGTGGAGACCTGAGCAGCATGCTCTCGCTCGTCACGTTGCAGAGGGAGGTGTGCAGCAGCCGGGACGCCGTGTTCGTTACGCTTGTCAATTTATCGAAGAAGCTTGCCCCCGATTCCCCGCTTCGCGACCGCATCTGGGATTTGGTCGGCATCATCAAGACGATCCAGGCGAATAGCAAGGCTGAGAAGGCGATGGAGCTCATCCGGGAAATGAATGACAAAGTCATCCTGTTTACCGAATACCGGGCGACCCAGGAATATCTGCTGAAATATTTCCGCGAGCGCAACATGACGGCCGTGCCCTACCGGGGCGGCATGAACCGCGGCAAGAAGGACTGGATGATGGACCTGTTCCGCGGCCGGGCCCAGGTCATGATCGCTACCGAAGCCGGCGGCGAGGGAATCAATCTGCAGTTCTGCCACCAGATGATTAATTTTGATTTGCCTTGGAATCCGATGCGGGTCGAGCAGCGGATCGGCAGGGTGCATCGTCTGGGCCAGAAAAACGATGTAAAAATATACAATCTATCGACCAAAGGCACAATTGAAGAGCATATTCTTAACCTGCTGCACGAGAAAATCAATATGTTCGAAATGGTCATCGGCAGTCTTGATGTCATTTTGGAGCGTTTCGAGAAGGAGCATTCCTTGGAGAAGAGCATCTACAAAATTCTGCTGGAATCGCAAAACGACGAGGAAATTGCCAGCCGTGTTGCTTCCCTTGGCAATTCCTTGCATCAAATCAAGGATGAGCTGGGCAAGAACCCTGTGGACGATTCTTCAGGCGCCAATCTTACAGAACTTACGGGAGGCTGA
- a CDS encoding adenosylcobalamin-dependent ribonucleoside-diphosphate reductase, which yields MKTEQKQRLEGLSEKIFLDRYAWKNPDPSHAKVGDVVLVLTKDDPKFPTKEVGEVVAREGRTVTVKTRSGELVQSDVEKLTLNIEKTPEEMWDRLASAMASVEVTPELQQEWEEKFRYVLDDWKLVPGGRIAAGAGASDELTLFNCYVIPSPKDSRGGIMETLSEMTEIMARGGGVGINLSSLRPRRAVVKGVNGSSSGAVSWGGLFSYTTGLIEQGGSRRGALMLMINDWHPDLLDFITVKQTMGQVTNANLSVCVSNDFMKAVKEDLDWELVFPDTTYEDYNEVWDGDLDKWKAAGRRVNHFRTVKAREIWHTIIESAWKSAEPGVVFMEYYNQMSNSWYFNPIICTNPCGEQGLPAWGVCNLSAINLSKFYDEDKHDVAWDDLALTTRYSVRFLDNVINKTPYHFEENEKNQKNERRVGLGTMGLAELMIKLNVRYGSPESLEFLDKLYGFIAKEAYLASADIAGEKGSFPAFEADKYLQSGFMKVMTEVYPEVGEAVREKGIRNVTIITQAPTGSTGTMVGTSTGIEPYFAFKYYRQSRLGFDEQFVPIAQEWMDAHPGEKLPDYFVTAMDLSAEDHIRTQAAIQRWVDSSISKTANCPADFTVEETKRLYELAFDLGCKGVTIYRDGSRDVQVLQTEKKDDKAEANANANSSESGDAAGASAGAEGSATGAEQNALNGLDQTLSAGVDPSEKTVFDKQYKKRPQVLHGATYKINTPFGMAYITINDLNGIPSEIFLNVGKAGSDVFAMAEALGRVCSLFLRYGDHGQKVELLIKHLKGIGGSGAIGFGPNRVESIADAVAKALEIHVQHGPYDDHDPAPVAATVAHHEEQAGVGSAGSITAGVQSAGNGHHGGAPASSRDLCPSCGSASLLNVEGCKTCANCGYSKCS from the coding sequence TTGAAAACAGAGCAGAAACAACGTCTGGAGGGACTTAGTGAAAAAATCTTTTTGGATCGGTACGCATGGAAAAATCCTGATCCGAGCCATGCGAAGGTCGGCGACGTGGTCCTTGTACTGACGAAGGATGATCCGAAGTTCCCTACGAAAGAAGTAGGCGAGGTCGTAGCGCGAGAGGGGCGGACGGTTACGGTGAAGACCCGGTCCGGCGAGCTCGTGCAGTCCGATGTTGAGAAGCTGACGCTGAATATCGAGAAAACACCGGAAGAAATGTGGGATCGCCTGGCTTCCGCCATGGCCTCGGTGGAGGTTACGCCGGAGCTGCAGCAGGAATGGGAGGAGAAATTCCGTTATGTGCTGGACGATTGGAAGCTGGTGCCGGGCGGACGTATTGCTGCTGGCGCCGGAGCCAGCGATGAGTTGACGCTGTTCAACTGTTACGTGATTCCATCGCCGAAGGACAGCCGAGGCGGCATTATGGAGACGCTGTCCGAAATGACCGAAATTATGGCGCGCGGGGGCGGCGTCGGAATCAACCTGAGCTCGCTGCGTCCGAGAAGGGCTGTTGTCAAAGGCGTAAATGGCTCATCCAGCGGTGCTGTATCTTGGGGCGGACTGTTCAGCTATACGACAGGTTTAATCGAGCAGGGCGGCAGCCGGCGTGGTGCGCTGATGCTAATGATTAACGACTGGCATCCGGATTTGCTGGATTTCATTACGGTAAAGCAAACGATGGGCCAAGTGACGAACGCGAATCTGTCGGTTTGTGTCAGCAATGACTTCATGAAGGCCGTGAAGGAAGATCTGGATTGGGAGCTTGTCTTCCCGGATACGACTTATGAAGATTACAATGAGGTGTGGGACGGCGACCTGGACAAATGGAAAGCTGCCGGACGGAGAGTGAATCACTTCCGTACGGTGAAGGCGCGGGAGATCTGGCATACGATCATTGAATCGGCCTGGAAATCGGCCGAGCCGGGCGTCGTATTTATGGAATACTACAATCAAATGTCGAACAGCTGGTATTTCAATCCGATCATTTGTACGAATCCGTGCGGGGAGCAAGGGCTGCCTGCTTGGGGAGTGTGCAATCTGTCGGCGATAAATCTGTCCAAATTCTATGATGAGGACAAGCATGACGTCGCTTGGGACGATCTGGCGCTGACAACGCGTTATTCGGTGCGGTTTCTGGACAATGTCATCAATAAAACACCTTATCATTTCGAAGAGAACGAGAAGAACCAGAAGAATGAGCGCCGCGTAGGCCTCGGCACGATGGGGCTGGCCGAGCTGATGATCAAGCTTAACGTCCGTTACGGCAGTCCGGAATCGCTGGAGTTTCTTGATAAATTATATGGCTTCATTGCGAAGGAGGCTTACCTTGCCTCGGCGGATATCGCAGGGGAGAAGGGCTCATTCCCGGCATTCGAGGCCGACAAATATCTGCAAAGCGGATTCATGAAAGTGATGACCGAGGTATATCCTGAGGTCGGTGAAGCGGTTCGCGAGAAAGGCATTCGCAACGTTACGATCATTACCCAGGCTCCTACGGGCAGTACGGGTACAATGGTTGGTACGTCCACAGGGATCGAGCCTTACTTCGCGTTCAAATATTACCGTCAGAGCCGGCTGGGCTTTGACGAGCAGTTCGTTCCGATTGCGCAGGAATGGATGGATGCTCATCCGGGCGAGAAGCTGCCAGATTATTTCGTAACGGCGATGGATCTGTCCGCCGAGGATCATATTCGCACGCAAGCGGCCATCCAGCGCTGGGTAGACAGCTCAATTTCGAAGACAGCGAACTGTCCGGCCGACTTTACAGTAGAAGAGACGAAACGCCTGTATGAGCTAGCTTTCGATCTCGGCTGCAAGGGCGTAACGATTTACCGTGACGGCAGCCGCGATGTGCAGGTTCTGCAGACGGAGAAGAAAGACGATAAAGCGGAAGCAAATGCAAATGCAAACTCTTCGGAAAGCGGCGATGCTGCCGGTGCTTCGGCTGGCGCTGAAGGTTCGGCAACGGGCGCGGAGCAAAATGCGTTAAACGGACTGGATCAAACGCTGTCCGCCGGGGTGGACCCAAGCGAGAAGACGGTGTTCGATAAGCAGTACAAGAAGCGTCCGCAGGTCCTGCATGGGGCAACGTATAAAATCAATACGCCATTTGGCATGGCGTACATTACGATTAACGATTTGAACGGCATTCCGAGCGAAATCTTCCTCAATGTCGGCAAAGCGGGCTCAGACGTGTTCGCGATGGCCGAGGCTCTGGGCCGCGTATGCTCCCTGTTCCTGCGCTACGGCGACCATGGACAGAAGGTAGAGCTGCTGATCAAGCATTTGAAAGGCATTGGCGGTTCCGGCGCTATCGGCTTTGGTCCGAATCGGGTTGAGTCGATCGCCGATGCCGTTGCCAAAGCACTGGAAATCCACGTGCAGCATGGCCCGTATGACGATCATGATCCGGCTCCGGTAGCTGCGACCGTGGCTCACCACGAAGAGCAAGCAGGTGTGGGCTCTGCGGGGAGCATAACGGCTGGTGTCCAGTCTGCCGGCAACGGCCATCATGGCGGCGCGCCGGCGTCCTCGCGGGACTTGTGCCCGTCCTGCGGGTCGGCCTCGCTGCTGAACGTGGAAGGCTGCAAAACCTGCGCGAACTGCGGGTACAGCAAGTGTTCGTAA
- a CDS encoding phosphotransferase enzyme family protein, whose protein sequence is MKSFFDFDTEETRKSLLSRARNVALSAIQQYEVEWNCIRFIHLSDTVTYKIETDTMGNYLLRIHSERVNKEEILSELVFLNELRKVKDLVVPEGIQSRCGSYILECETEEGYRKPYVTLMRWVEGEHWNSEFTDSHVYNIGAMIGRIHKASASLETPVDFVRPHWGSDSFRQEVAKLELYYSRFLPDESWKRYQKAVDKIIHQFDRMQRDARNYGLIHADLHFGNVVFNNGLPCPIDFGRCGYGYYLYDLAGALLELNPQHRRLLIQGYESVVELNTDDYLRDLECFFIMVMIENYCHHSSNMKEIPSLIDEQKYALAYIHEYINDRSFLFEMIAPIINGYFEED, encoded by the coding sequence ATGAAGTCTTTTTTTGACTTTGATACAGAAGAAACACGAAAAAGTTTACTCTCGAGAGCAAGGAATGTTGCATTGAGTGCGATTCAACAGTATGAAGTGGAATGGAACTGTATTCGTTTTATTCATTTGTCAGATACCGTTACATACAAAATAGAAACCGATACGATGGGAAATTACCTGCTTCGTATTCATTCCGAAAGAGTCAACAAAGAAGAAATTTTGTCTGAACTTGTTTTTCTAAATGAATTAAGGAAAGTAAAGGATTTGGTAGTGCCAGAAGGGATTCAAAGCCGCTGTGGCTCTTATATTTTAGAGTGTGAAACAGAAGAAGGGTATCGGAAACCATACGTCACGTTAATGAGGTGGGTTGAGGGAGAGCACTGGAATAGTGAGTTCACAGACAGCCATGTATATAACATAGGGGCCATGATTGGTAGAATTCATAAAGCTTCAGCTAGTTTGGAAACACCCGTTGATTTTGTCCGACCTCATTGGGGGAGTGATAGCTTCAGGCAGGAAGTAGCTAAACTGGAACTTTATTATTCACGATTTCTACCGGACGAGTCATGGAAACGTTATCAGAAAGCTGTAGATAAGATCATTCATCAATTTGATCGCATGCAGCGAGATGCTCGAAACTATGGGTTAATCCATGCAGATTTACACTTTGGAAACGTCGTGTTTAACAACGGGCTTCCATGCCCCATTGATTTTGGCAGATGCGGTTATGGATACTATTTGTATGATTTAGCAGGAGCACTATTGGAGCTTAACCCTCAACATCGAAGGTTACTAATTCAAGGATATGAGAGTGTTGTTGAACTAAATACAGACGACTATCTCCGTGACCTGGAGTGTTTTTTCATCATGGTGATGATTGAAAATTATTGTCATCACTCGTCTAATATGAAAGAAATTCCTAGTTTAATTGACGAGCAAAAATACGCTTTGGCTTACATCCATGAGTACATTAATGACAGGTCATTCCTATTTGAAATGATAGCCCCTATTATAAATGGTTATTTTGAGGAGGATTAA
- a CDS encoding GyrI-like domain-containing protein yields the protein MSKKIDYKKDFKHLYMPKTSPEIVEVPSIPFIMINGSGDPNGKDFAMATEALYSLSYAVRMSYKSDDVPVGYYEYTVFPLEGVWDLLDRTKPATDKTNFKYTIMIRQPDFLTESLFKRFLEHTRNKKQNPYLEKVRFEHAEDGLSCQSLHLGSYDNESESFAIMEEFCSEHGYIRTSKIHREIYLSDPRRTEPSKLKTVLRFPVKKL from the coding sequence TTGAGTAAAAAAATAGATTATAAGAAAGATTTTAAACATCTCTACATGCCAAAAACATCACCAGAGATTGTAGAGGTGCCTAGTATTCCGTTTATTATGATTAATGGTTCAGGGGATCCTAACGGAAAGGATTTTGCAATGGCTACTGAGGCTTTATACAGTTTAAGTTATGCGGTGAGAATGTCCTATAAGAGCGATGATGTGCCGGTTGGCTATTATGAATATACGGTTTTTCCACTTGAAGGCGTATGGGATTTACTTGATCGGACTAAGCCGGCAACAGACAAAACCAATTTTAAGTACACTATAATGATACGCCAACCAGATTTTTTGACTGAAAGTTTATTCAAACGATTTTTAGAACATACAAGGAACAAAAAGCAAAATCCTTACCTCGAGAAGGTCCGGTTTGAGCATGCTGAGGATGGATTAAGTTGTCAATCATTGCATCTTGGCAGCTATGATAATGAGTCGGAAAGTTTCGCTATCATGGAAGAGTTTTGTTCAGAACATGGATATATCCGTACAAGCAAAATTCATCGTGAGATCTATTTGTCTGATCCTCGAAGAACTGAACCATCCAAGTTAAAAACGGTGTTAAGATTCCCTGTAAAAAAGTTGTGA
- the ytxJ gene encoding bacillithiol system redox-active protein YtxJ — MNWREITTLEEWNEMLAKSTERGQIILKHSTTCPVSSNALQEYEQYLQDAPNPDLDYTLVKVIESRPVSNQIAEDLNVKHESPQIIFIKDKSKYWTTSHWSVTKAHITAVLD; from the coding sequence ATGAACTGGAGAGAAATTACGACACTTGAAGAGTGGAATGAAATGTTGGCTAAATCAACAGAGCGCGGCCAGATTATTCTAAAACATAGTACGACATGTCCTGTAAGCTCCAACGCGCTTCAGGAATATGAACAATATTTGCAGGATGCTCCTAATCCAGATTTGGATTATACGCTAGTGAAAGTAATCGAATCCCGTCCGGTGTCCAACCAAATTGCCGAGGATTTGAATGTCAAACACGAATCGCCGCAAATTATATTTATCAAGGATAAGTCCAAATACTGGACCACCTCCCACTGGTCGGTTACAAAGGCGCATATAACCGCGGTTTTGGACTAA
- a CDS encoding HAD hydrolase family protein yields the protein MSRIFITDLDGTLLRSDQTMSDFTVDVLNSAIQEGCIISFATARGLISAYSVVSDIAWKHPVILYNGALLFDVIHNRVIDGYFLDAGLTNEIIQRGKKHGCTPFYFLLDPSNKERVYHEKLTSFGMTEFLKSRINDPRFIEVNTLESSDHEKTLALTFIGELDDLLPLKEEVSSVLGDKVNHHIMKDYYIENQYFLEFSHPLAAKCEGLKMWARHMNVETKDICIFGDNLNDLGLFEVGGKKIAVANSHADILRIADTVIESNNEDGVAKFIKTCIK from the coding sequence TTGAGTAGAATATTCATAACTGATCTAGATGGAACTTTATTAAGATCCGATCAAACGATGTCGGACTTTACCGTTGACGTTCTCAATTCCGCTATTCAAGAAGGCTGCATTATTAGTTTTGCTACCGCCAGAGGGTTGATAAGTGCATATAGTGTAGTTTCTGACATCGCGTGGAAGCATCCAGTCATTCTATATAATGGTGCACTACTATTTGATGTTATTCATAATCGGGTGATCGATGGATACTTTTTAGATGCTGGTTTGACAAATGAGATCATACAAAGAGGCAAGAAACATGGGTGTACACCTTTTTATTTTTTATTGGATCCTTCGAATAAAGAACGGGTATATCACGAGAAATTAACTTCCTTTGGCATGACAGAATTCCTAAAGAGCCGGATCAATGATCCAAGATTCATTGAAGTGAATACACTTGAATCGTCCGATCATGAAAAGACATTAGCCTTGACATTTATTGGCGAGCTGGATGATTTACTACCACTTAAAGAAGAAGTAAGCTCTGTATTAGGGGATAAGGTCAACCACCATATCATGAAAGACTATTATATAGAAAATCAATACTTCCTTGAATTCAGTCATCCGCTTGCTGCAAAATGCGAAGGTTTAAAGATGTGGGCAAGACATATGAATGTAGAAACCAAGGATATTTGCATATTTGGCGACAATTTAAATGATCTAGGATTATTTGAGGTTGGTGGCAAGAAAATAGCAGTGGCTAATTCGCATGCAGACATCTTGAGAATTGCAGATACGGTCATCGAGAGTAATAACGAAGATGGCGTAGCCAAATTTATTAAAACATGCATAAAGTAA
- a CDS encoding DUF4240 domain-containing protein, which produces MSTPYFWEFIDQSKKQGSEQVGWLARELSKKELKEIIDFEVELQKMMDQSYTSSLWGAAFVIMGGCSDDGFDYFRGWLISRGEEVYNGAINNPEFLAGYFTEENLMEDEYAPQMEEILSVGLDAYIYKKTGEFEYNDEIHTEFLHELENRGYQIEPAELDLDWEEEDLEVRYPLLWSRFGENPLT; this is translated from the coding sequence ATGTCGACTCCATATTTCTGGGAATTTATAGATCAATCAAAAAAACAGGGTTCAGAACAAGTAGGGTGGCTGGCTCGAGAATTGTCAAAAAAAGAGCTTAAAGAAATTATAGATTTTGAAGTTGAACTTCAGAAGATGATGGATCAGTCCTACACAAGTTCGCTATGGGGCGCTGCATTTGTGATCATGGGGGGCTGCTCGGATGACGGATTTGATTATTTCAGAGGATGGCTAATTTCAAGAGGGGAAGAAGTATACAACGGAGCAATAAACAACCCTGAATTTTTAGCAGGATATTTTACAGAAGAAAACTTGATGGAGGATGAATATGCTCCTCAAATGGAAGAAATATTATCGGTAGGATTAGATGCGTACATATATAAAAAAACAGGTGAATTTGAATATAATGATGAAATTCATACCGAATTTTTGCATGAATTAGAAAATAGGGGTTATCAAATTGAGCCCGCAGAATTGGATTTAGACTGGGAGGAAGAGGATTTAGAGGTACGATATCCTTTGTTATGGAGTAGATTCGGAGAGAACCCATTAACTTAA